From the Clavibacter phaseoli genome, one window contains:
- a CDS encoding aminotransferase class IV: protein MSSETILRWTAAGWAAGGADPAGGGAEEARPAGHRVLAADSFLVDGGRVLALDVHRQRFLASLRLQAAAVPDPAAFLDAAVAALPREGAWFPRVEALRGPDGDVARLLVRPAPERTASVVLRDHDGPDPRTTPRVKGPDLHALGALRSRASRYGAGEAVILADDGTIVEGAYSAILWWHGDALAVVEGDVPRIPSVTERSIVALATALGVDVLHEQARPSDLDGREVWSVSALHGIRLVRGWIDGPATAAEPGRVRAWRTRLDALRRELPTG from the coding sequence ATGAGTTCCGAGACGATCCTCCGGTGGACCGCGGCCGGCTGGGCGGCGGGCGGCGCGGATCCCGCCGGTGGAGGGGCCGAGGAGGCGCGACCCGCCGGCCACCGGGTGCTCGCGGCCGACTCGTTCCTCGTCGACGGGGGCCGCGTGCTCGCGCTCGACGTCCACCGCCAGCGGTTCCTCGCGTCGCTGCGCCTGCAGGCGGCCGCCGTGCCGGATCCCGCGGCCTTCCTCGACGCCGCGGTCGCCGCGCTGCCCCGCGAGGGGGCGTGGTTCCCGCGCGTGGAGGCGCTCCGCGGGCCGGACGGCGACGTCGCGCGGCTGCTCGTGCGACCGGCGCCGGAGCGCACGGCGTCGGTGGTGCTCCGCGACCACGACGGGCCGGATCCGCGCACGACGCCGCGCGTCAAGGGACCGGACCTGCACGCGCTCGGCGCCCTGCGCAGCCGCGCGTCCCGGTACGGCGCGGGCGAGGCGGTGATCCTCGCGGACGACGGCACCATCGTGGAGGGCGCGTACAGCGCCATCCTGTGGTGGCACGGCGACGCCCTCGCGGTCGTCGAGGGCGACGTGCCGCGGATCCCGAGCGTCACCGAGCGCAGCATCGTCGCCCTGGCCACGGCCCTCGGCGTCGATGTGCTGCACGAGCAGGCCCGGCCGTCCGACCTCGACGGCCGCGAGGTGTGGTCCGTCAGCGCGCTGCACGGGATCCGCCTGGTGCGCGGCTGGATCGACGGCCCGGCGACCGCGGCTGAGCCCGGTCGC
- the leuS gene encoding leucine--tRNA ligase, which yields MAHETPDTPGDTYDFHAIEAEWSAVWEREQPFRTPDASDSRPRKYILDMFPYPSGDLHMGHAEAFALGDAVARYWRQQGFNVLHPIGWDSFGLPAENAAIKRGVDPREWTYANIETQKQSMKRYGLSFDWERELHTSDPEYYRWNQWLFLKMHEKGLAYRKDSWVNWDPVDQTVLANEQVLPDGTSDRSGAVVVKKKLTQWYLRITDYADRLVDDLNQLEGTWPAKVLSMQRNWIGRSIGAEVDFVVEGRDEPVTVFTTRPDTLHGATFMVVAPDSDLAAELVEGASEEIREDFRGYLERTQRLNEIERSTTDRPKTGIPLGRTAINPVNGERIPVWAADYVLADYGTGAVMAVPAHDQRDLDFARAFDLPVRVVVDTTQPVTGAIRIIPEDGELPDLEEVLPGRTGVALPGEGRLINSGSLNGLSKQPAIKRVIEQLEAEGRGRAAKSYRLRDWLISRQRFWGTPIPIVYDAEGTEIRVPEDQLPVRLPDTAGLDLTPKGKSPLAAATEWSNVASPVDGSSATRDPDTMDTFMDSSWYWLRFLSPNDATKAFDPADADRWAPIDQYVGGVEHAILHLLYSRFITKVLFDLGYVTFTEPFSALLNQGMVLSGGSKMSKSKGGVDLGSEMDRHGVDAIRLTMAFAGPPEDDIDWEDVSPSGSAKFLARAWRLTGDITSAPEVEWKTGDEALRRVTHRFLAEAPGMLEAFKFNVVIARTMELVNAIRKTIDQGPGGGDAAVREATEVVAIALSLFAPYTAEDMWKRLGREGSVAFAGWRKADRNLLVVNTVTAVVQVDGKVRDKLEVDAKIGADELEALARETAGVKRSTAGRTIDKVIVRAPKIVSITTTPAP from the coding sequence TTGGCACACGAGACACCCGACACCCCCGGCGACACCTACGACTTCCACGCCATCGAGGCGGAGTGGTCGGCGGTCTGGGAGCGCGAGCAGCCGTTCCGCACGCCGGACGCGAGCGACAGCCGCCCGCGCAAGTACATCCTCGACATGTTCCCGTACCCCTCGGGCGACCTGCACATGGGCCACGCGGAGGCGTTCGCGCTCGGCGACGCGGTCGCGCGGTACTGGCGCCAGCAGGGCTTCAACGTGCTGCACCCCATCGGCTGGGACTCGTTCGGCCTGCCCGCGGAGAACGCGGCCATCAAGCGCGGGGTCGACCCGCGCGAGTGGACCTACGCGAACATCGAGACGCAGAAGCAGTCGATGAAGCGCTACGGACTCTCCTTCGACTGGGAGCGCGAGCTCCACACGAGCGACCCCGAGTACTACCGGTGGAACCAGTGGCTGTTCCTCAAGATGCACGAGAAGGGCCTCGCCTACCGCAAGGACAGCTGGGTGAACTGGGATCCGGTGGACCAGACCGTGCTCGCGAACGAGCAGGTCCTGCCGGACGGCACGTCCGACCGCTCCGGCGCCGTCGTCGTCAAGAAGAAGCTCACGCAGTGGTACCTGCGGATCACCGACTACGCCGACCGCCTCGTCGACGACCTGAACCAGCTCGAGGGCACGTGGCCCGCCAAGGTCCTCAGCATGCAGCGCAACTGGATCGGCCGCTCGATCGGCGCGGAGGTCGACTTCGTCGTCGAGGGCCGCGACGAGCCCGTCACGGTGTTCACCACGCGTCCGGACACGCTGCACGGCGCGACCTTCATGGTCGTCGCGCCCGACAGCGACCTGGCCGCGGAGCTCGTCGAGGGCGCGTCCGAGGAGATCCGCGAGGACTTCCGCGGCTACCTCGAGCGCACGCAGCGCCTCAACGAGATCGAGCGCTCCACGACCGATCGCCCCAAGACCGGCATCCCGCTCGGGCGCACGGCGATCAACCCGGTCAACGGCGAGCGGATCCCCGTCTGGGCGGCCGACTACGTGCTCGCCGACTACGGCACGGGCGCGGTCATGGCCGTGCCCGCGCACGACCAGCGCGACCTCGACTTCGCGCGCGCCTTCGACCTGCCCGTGCGCGTCGTCGTCGACACCACGCAGCCCGTCACGGGCGCGATCCGCATCATCCCCGAGGACGGCGAGCTGCCGGACCTCGAGGAGGTGCTGCCCGGTCGCACGGGCGTGGCGCTCCCCGGCGAGGGCCGCCTCATCAACTCCGGCTCGCTGAACGGCCTGAGCAAGCAGCCGGCCATCAAGCGCGTCATCGAGCAGCTGGAGGCCGAGGGCCGCGGACGCGCCGCGAAGAGCTACCGCCTGCGCGACTGGCTCATCTCGCGCCAGCGCTTCTGGGGCACGCCCATCCCCATCGTCTACGACGCCGAGGGCACCGAGATCCGCGTGCCCGAGGACCAGCTGCCCGTCCGCCTGCCGGACACCGCGGGCCTCGACCTCACGCCGAAGGGCAAGTCGCCGCTGGCCGCCGCCACGGAGTGGTCGAACGTCGCGAGCCCCGTCGACGGCAGCTCGGCCACGCGCGACCCCGACACCATGGACACGTTCATGGACAGCTCCTGGTACTGGCTGCGCTTCCTGTCGCCGAACGACGCCACCAAGGCGTTCGACCCGGCCGACGCCGACCGCTGGGCGCCCATCGACCAGTACGTGGGCGGCGTGGAGCACGCGATCCTGCACCTGCTGTATTCGCGCTTCATCACCAAGGTCCTGTTCGACCTCGGCTACGTCACCTTCACCGAGCCGTTCAGCGCGCTGCTCAACCAGGGCATGGTGCTCTCCGGCGGCAGCAAGATGTCGAAGAGCAAGGGCGGTGTCGACCTCGGGAGCGAGATGGACCGCCACGGCGTCGACGCCATCCGCCTGACCATGGCGTTCGCCGGCCCGCCGGAGGACGACATCGACTGGGAGGACGTGTCCCCGTCCGGCTCCGCGAAGTTCCTCGCGCGCGCCTGGCGGCTCACGGGCGACATCACGAGCGCGCCCGAGGTCGAGTGGAAGACGGGGGACGAGGCGCTCCGCCGCGTCACCCACCGCTTCCTCGCGGAGGCGCCCGGCATGCTCGAGGCGTTCAAGTTCAACGTCGTCATCGCGCGCACCATGGAGCTCGTCAACGCCATCCGCAAGACCATCGACCAGGGCCCGGGCGGCGGCGACGCGGCCGTGCGGGAGGCGACGGAGGTCGTCGCCATCGCGCTCAGCCTGTTCGCGCCGTACACGGCGGAGGACATGTGGAAGCGCCTCGGCCGCGAGGGCTCGGTCGCGTTCGCCGGCTGGCGCAAGGCCGACCGCAACCTGCTCGTCGTGAACACGGTGACGGCCGTCGTGCAGGTCGACGGCAAGGTGCGCGACAAGCTCGAGGTCGACGCCAAGATCGGCGCGGACGAGCTCGAGGCGCTCGCGCGGGAGACCGCGGGCGTCAAGCGGTCCACCGCCGGGCGCACGATCGACAAGGTCATCGTGCGCGCGCCCAAGATCGTGAGCATCACCACCACGCCCGCTCCCTGA
- a CDS encoding anthranilate synthase component I family protein, translated as MHEGDARAAGRVVGRRLGAWHEPEAVFLALFAQETAGDVAWLDDSAGEGWSYLAASAGTVAAWPRGVFAGLAELLPASAVPSSAPAADHDVLPDGLAFRLGVVGWIPHDAWTETVPLHHAPPTASADAADRVPAAVLRVDRLLAFDHRAGEVWAVARAGDPWPHAVEEELARAAASVASGVPEPTVDTADADRPPVWRHDDAAYLGLIRSCQESIRRGDAYQLCLTNSATVPGVVDPVRVHLALRALSPTHHGAFLRAGTTTLVSASPERFVEVDAAGTLRTLPIKGTRPRHADAAADARARADLLASEKERAENVMIVDLMRNDLSRVCVLGSVRVTSLFAVEAYAQVHQLVSRVEGELAPGVSAVDAVRALFPAGSMTGAPKSAAVGILQALELGPRGVYAGAFGWFGDDGRVDLAMVIRSVVVTDGRATVGAGGGITALSVPEEELEEVRVKAAPLLAAVRAGRVESPRGGPDSPRPSLPSGADPA; from the coding sequence ATGCACGAGGGCGACGCGCGCGCCGCGGGCCGGGTCGTCGGCCGCCGGCTGGGCGCCTGGCACGAGCCGGAGGCGGTCTTCCTCGCGCTCTTCGCCCAGGAGACCGCCGGCGATGTGGCCTGGCTCGACGACTCGGCGGGGGAGGGGTGGAGCTACCTGGCCGCGTCCGCCGGCACCGTGGCCGCGTGGCCGCGGGGGGTGTTCGCGGGGCTGGCGGAGCTGCTGCCCGCGTCCGCGGTGCCGTCCTCCGCGCCCGCCGCCGACCACGACGTCCTCCCCGACGGCCTCGCGTTCCGGCTGGGCGTCGTCGGCTGGATCCCGCACGACGCCTGGACGGAGACCGTCCCGCTCCACCACGCGCCGCCGACCGCCTCCGCGGACGCCGCGGACCGCGTCCCCGCCGCCGTCCTCCGTGTCGACCGCCTCCTCGCCTTCGACCACCGGGCGGGGGAGGTCTGGGCCGTCGCCCGCGCCGGGGATCCCTGGCCGCATGCCGTGGAGGAGGAGCTCGCCCGCGCCGCGGCGTCCGTCGCGTCGGGCGTCCCGGAGCCCACCGTCGACACCGCCGACGCCGACCGGCCGCCCGTCTGGCGCCACGACGACGCCGCCTACCTCGGCCTCATCCGCTCCTGCCAGGAGTCCATCCGCCGCGGCGACGCCTACCAGCTGTGCCTCACGAACAGCGCGACCGTCCCGGGCGTCGTCGACCCGGTCCGCGTCCACCTCGCCCTCCGCGCCCTGAGCCCCACGCACCACGGCGCCTTCCTGCGCGCGGGCACGACGACGCTCGTCAGCGCATCGCCCGAGCGGTTCGTCGAGGTCGACGCGGCCGGCACCCTGCGCACGCTGCCCATCAAGGGCACGCGACCCCGCCACGCGGATGCCGCCGCCGACGCGCGGGCGCGCGCCGACCTCCTCGCGAGCGAGAAGGAGCGCGCGGAGAACGTCATGATCGTCGACCTGATGCGCAACGACCTCAGCCGCGTGTGCGTGCTGGGATCCGTGCGCGTCACGAGCCTGTTCGCCGTCGAGGCCTACGCGCAGGTGCACCAGCTCGTGAGCCGCGTCGAGGGCGAGCTGGCGCCCGGCGTCTCGGCCGTCGACGCGGTGCGGGCGCTGTTCCCGGCCGGATCCATGACGGGCGCCCCGAAGTCCGCGGCCGTCGGCATCCTCCAGGCGCTCGAACTCGGACCGCGCGGCGTCTACGCGGGTGCGTTCGGCTGGTTCGGCGACGACGGCCGCGTCGACCTCGCCATGGTGATCCGCTCGGTGGTCGTCACGGACGGCCGGGCCACGGTCGGCGCGGGCGGCGGGATCACGGCGCTGTCCGTCCCCGAGGAGGAGCTCGAGGAGGTGCGCGTGAAGGCCGCGCCGCTCCTGGCGGCCGTCCGGGCGGGTCGCGTGGAGTCCCCGCGCGGCGGTCCCGATTCGCCGCGGCCGTCCCTCCCCAGCGGGGCCGATCCCGCCTGA
- a CDS encoding ComEA family DNA-binding protein: MRPLRRPGPGPDAAEQPGWSEGGEEFDATWPSDGEVPFRDLAVEEPSHADPRAPREPDDAHPLPGQRARVRLRVGVGAAAVLVGAALVVAILVTAVQSAGEASSTAPTASHPSSAAPTGSGSGSGSDSDAADPVGSAGGEAGADAAVDGSSASGGSAAGATTPIYVHVVGAVASPGLYPLAPGSRVVDALAAAHGFADGADTAGVNLARVLSDGEQLVVPRQGEAPAAPATSGASGGSGGSASPSAPVDLNTATAEQLETLPRVGPAMAARIIAWRSAHGRFTRVADLGRVPGIGDRTLASLTPLVRV, translated from the coding sequence ATGCGCCCCCTCCGCCGTCCCGGTCCCGGTCCCGATGCCGCCGAGCAGCCGGGTTGGTCCGAGGGCGGCGAGGAGTTCGACGCGACGTGGCCCTCGGACGGGGAGGTTCCCTTCCGGGACCTGGCGGTGGAGGAGCCGTCCCACGCCGACCCGCGGGCACCCCGCGAGCCCGACGACGCGCATCCGCTCCCCGGGCAGCGGGCGCGCGTCCGTCTCCGCGTCGGCGTCGGGGCGGCGGCCGTGCTGGTCGGCGCCGCCCTCGTGGTGGCGATCCTCGTCACCGCCGTGCAGTCCGCGGGTGAGGCCTCGTCGACGGCGCCCACCGCGTCGCATCCCAGCTCCGCGGCGCCCACCGGCTCGGGCTCGGGCTCGGGCTCCGACTCGGACGCGGCGGACCCGGTCGGGTCCGCTGGCGGCGAGGCGGGTGCGGACGCCGCGGTCGACGGGAGCAGCGCGAGCGGGGGATCCGCCGCGGGTGCGACGACGCCCATCTACGTGCACGTCGTCGGCGCGGTGGCCTCCCCGGGGCTCTACCCGCTGGCGCCGGGGAGCCGCGTGGTCGACGCCCTCGCCGCCGCGCACGGCTTCGCCGACGGCGCCGACACCGCGGGCGTGAACCTGGCCCGCGTCCTCTCCGACGGCGAGCAGCTCGTCGTGCCGCGCCAGGGGGAGGCACCGGCGGCTCCCGCGACGTCGGGCGCGAGCGGCGGGAGCGGCGGGAGCGCGAGCCCGTCGGCGCCGGTGGACCTCAACACGGCCACGGCGGAGCAGCTGGAGACGCTCCCGCGCGTGGGCCCGGCGATGGCCGCGCGCATCATCGCGTGGCGTTCCGCGCACGGCCGCTTCACGCGCGTCGCCGATCTCGGACGCGTCCCGGGCATCGGCGACCGCACGCTCGCCTCGCTCACCCCGCTGGTGCGGGTGTGA